One Verrucomicrobiota bacterium genomic region harbors:
- a CDS encoding DUF1553 domain-containing protein: MKFERPPNPSVIAPARPGSRSPGSAGWVRAWAVWWLLFVLGGQASERPGDNPGMDEKLRHWAYQPVQRTVPPKPSNPEWVQSPVDAFILKELDAQGLRPATAAGKRILLRRATFDLTGLPPTPAEMEAFLGDPRPGAFARVVDRLLDSPRYGERWGRHWLDVARYADSNGLDENVAFGNAWRYRDYVINAFNRDKPYSLFLAEQLAGDLLPNAADESLLFERRTALGFLSLGPKLLAEPDKVKLEMDMIDEQIDTLGRVFLGATLGCARCHDHKFDPVGTDEYYALAAIFKSTRTMDDLKTIAQWHEPVLARPEHFKVKEAHEHRLAAHRIALTNTLNEAVARWKSEHRGETPSKDFEKQLPREAQHRIQELREALKRLEELSPELPSTMGVTEQTNILQQLAVHVRGSHLQLGAPVARTVPKAMTAAPAPAFSGQSSGRLELARWMTDARHPLTARVMANRVWQGHFGRGLVESPDNFGLLGHRPSHPELLDWLAVRLIDSGWSLKSMHRLLMLSSTYQMASSSGRDRDEDPDPRWLSSFPRRRLEAEAIRDAVLAVSGGLDLSMGGKTLPLKNREFVFNHTSRDQTRYDSPRRSIYLPVIRNHLYDLFQQFDFPDPAVPSGQRASTVITPQALWMMNSDLVGQAAARFALRLLDARDLDDEGRIHEAYRLAFGRQATSQEISRDRKFLSGYASMEPVRPQAIRRDAWAALCQALLSSNEFLYLD; the protein is encoded by the coding sequence ATGAAGTTCGAGCGGCCCCCAAACCCATCGGTCATTGCCCCTGCCAGGCCGGGGAGCAGATCGCCCGGATCCGCTGGCTGGGTGAGGGCGTGGGCAGTCTGGTGGCTGCTGTTCGTTTTGGGTGGGCAGGCCTCGGAGCGCCCTGGTGACAACCCGGGAATGGACGAGAAGCTTCGACATTGGGCCTACCAACCCGTCCAGCGCACGGTTCCACCAAAGCCTTCGAACCCGGAGTGGGTTCAGTCTCCGGTGGATGCCTTCATTCTCAAAGAACTCGATGCGCAGGGACTGCGACCCGCGACTGCCGCCGGGAAAAGAATTCTTTTGCGGCGCGCGACCTTCGACCTGACGGGCTTGCCTCCGACCCCCGCGGAGATGGAAGCCTTCCTGGGCGACCCCAGGCCGGGTGCCTTTGCCCGGGTCGTGGACCGCCTGCTTGATTCCCCGCGTTACGGGGAACGCTGGGGGCGGCACTGGCTCGACGTGGCGCGGTACGCGGATTCGAATGGACTGGATGAGAACGTGGCTTTCGGCAACGCGTGGCGTTACCGGGATTACGTCATCAACGCATTCAATCGCGACAAGCCCTATTCCCTTTTCCTCGCGGAACAACTGGCGGGGGATCTCTTGCCCAATGCCGCCGATGAATCCCTCCTTTTCGAAAGGCGAACCGCGTTGGGGTTTCTCTCTCTCGGACCCAAGCTGTTGGCTGAACCGGACAAGGTGAAGCTGGAGATGGACATGATCGACGAGCAGATCGACACCCTGGGCCGCGTCTTTTTGGGCGCCACCTTGGGATGTGCACGATGCCACGATCACAAGTTCGATCCGGTCGGAACGGACGAATACTACGCCCTGGCGGCGATCTTCAAGAGCACGCGCACCATGGACGATCTGAAGACCATCGCCCAATGGCATGAGCCTGTCCTTGCTCGACCGGAGCATTTCAAGGTCAAGGAAGCGCACGAACACCGCCTTGCGGCTCATCGCATCGCGCTGACGAATACTTTGAATGAAGCCGTCGCTCGCTGGAAATCGGAACATCGAGGCGAAACGCCGTCCAAGGATTTCGAGAAGCAGTTGCCCAGGGAGGCCCAGCATCGGATCCAAGAATTGCGCGAGGCGTTGAAGCGGTTGGAGGAACTTTCACCGGAGCTGCCCTCCACCATGGGCGTGACCGAGCAAACCAACATCCTGCAGCAACTGGCGGTTCACGTTCGCGGCAGCCACTTGCAATTGGGAGCCCCCGTGGCGCGCACGGTACCGAAAGCCATGACCGCCGCCCCGGCCCCCGCTTTTTCAGGCCAATCCAGTGGCAGGCTGGAATTGGCGCGGTGGATGACGGATGCTCGCCACCCCTTGACCGCGCGGGTCATGGCCAATCGAGTCTGGCAAGGTCATTTCGGACGCGGCTTGGTGGAAAGCCCGGACAATTTCGGATTGCTGGGGCATCGACCCTCCCATCCCGAACTCTTGGATTGGCTGGCGGTCCGCCTGATCGATTCAGGGTGGAGCCTGAAATCGATGCATCGATTGCTGATGCTCTCCTCGACTTACCAAATGGCATCAAGTTCGGGACGAGATCGCGATGAGGATCCCGATCCGCGCTGGCTCAGTTCTTTTCCCCGGCGCCGATTGGAGGCGGAAGCGATCAGGGATGCGGTGTTGGCGGTTTCAGGAGGGCTGGATCTGAGCATGGGAGGGAAGACGCTGCCCCTGAAGAATCGCGAGTTTGTGTTCAACCACACTTCGCGTGACCAAACGCGTTATGACAGTCCCCGCCGCTCGATCTATCTTCCGGTCATTCGAAATCACCTCTACGACCTCTTTCAACAGTTTGATTTTCCGGACCCCGCGGTGCCCAGCGGCCAGCGCGCTTCCACCGTCATCACCCCGCAAGCCCTCTGGATGATGAACAGCGATTTGGTCGGCCAGGCGGCGGCACGGTTTGCCCTCCGGCTCCTGGACGCTCGCGACCTGGACGACGAAGGCCGCATTCATGAAGCCTACCGTCTGGCCTTCGGACGGCAGGCCACCTCCCAAGAAATTTCACGCGATCGGAAGTTCCTTTCCGGATATGCCTCCATGGAACCGGTCCGACCGCAAGCAATCCGCAGGGATGCGTGGGCAGCTCTTTGCCAGGCGCTGCTCTCCTCGAACGAGTTTTTGTATCTGGATTGA